A window of the Deltaproteobacteria bacterium genome harbors these coding sequences:
- a CDS encoding alpha/beta fold hydrolase: MNLNPTHVAGIFCMVTALTFGCAGTETETAPGTNTETNAENAFPTRTFESGFIDGCEGNSISYNKWTDDDEAYATLIFSTGRSEYTDKYHHLIPLIDRHINIVFYDHIGQGRSDGTRAHVNNVDTEFSCDLQEVVHQLTDETLPRFILAHSMGSLAVVRALQLEPDLAVAAAFSSPMWGLLFPGGIDVETARILATDQVAQGNSEQPVIPSDGSPIATCEEAKITHDCELYDQFADDPLTIIGSATWGAGLAFINAIDSMMASLADIRVPFFIQSAGDEHWVDDSSHPALCDGINAIYPEQCSLVVHEGDWHELLNEVDRETYMEAYLDFFDSHLPH; the protein is encoded by the coding sequence ATGAATCTAAACCCAACTCATGTAGCCGGAATTTTCTGCATGGTCACCGCTTTGACGTTTGGCTGCGCGGGTACCGAGACCGAGACGGCGCCCGGTACAAACACTGAGACCAACGCAGAAAATGCATTTCCAACCCGCACATTTGAATCAGGCTTTATCGATGGATGCGAAGGAAACAGCATCTCTTACAACAAGTGGACCGATGACGACGAGGCCTACGCCACTCTTATTTTTTCGACCGGCAGAAGTGAATACACCGACAAGTACCATCACCTAATTCCTCTCATCGACCGGCATATCAACATTGTATTCTATGACCATATCGGCCAAGGACGCTCTGACGGGACGAGAGCTCATGTGAATAATGTGGATACTGAATTTTCCTGTGACCTCCAGGAAGTGGTTCATCAACTTACGGATGAGACACTTCCCCGGTTCATCCTAGCCCACAGCATGGGAAGCCTAGCAGTTGTTCGCGCCCTTCAGCTTGAGCCAGATCTCGCAGTGGCCGCCGCTTTCTCATCACCCATGTGGGGCCTTCTTTTCCCTGGCGGCATCGATGTGGAGACAGCTCGTATCCTAGCGACGGATCAAGTTGCACAAGGTAATTCTGAACAACCTGTCATTCCGTCTGACGGCAGCCCTATAGCCACGTGTGAAGAGGCCAAGATTACCCATGACTGCGAACTCTACGACCAATTCGCCGATGACCCACTCACGATAATCGGCTCAGCAACTTGGGGAGCAGGTCTCGCTTTTATCAATGCAATCGACTCCATGATGGCTTCTCTCGCCGATATTCGAGTACCCTTTTTCATTCAATCAGCCGGTGACGAGCATTGGGTAGACGATTCATCCCACCCCGCTCTTTGCGACGGTATCAATGCTATTTATCCAGAGCAGTGTTCTTTAGTGGTTCATGAAGGCGATTGGCACGAGCTACTCAATGAAGTCGATAGAGAAACCTATATGGAAGCCTATCTCGACTTCTTTGATAGCCACTTACCTCACTAG
- a CDS encoding acyl-CoA dehydrogenase, with product MQLLNPHDYKRSHNDKRSQEIAEKTIAFFEGKGLTQIKKDDQSAIWYDDFLNFVKENEVFSTLLTPEGYGADDSRWDMWRISEFNEILGFYGLCYWYTWQVTILGLGPIWMGKNEELKHKAANLLKNGGVFAFGLSERNHGADIYSTGMILKKQEDGTYLANGSKYYIGNGNVAAMVSTFGMIEETKEYVFFTVRSDHEQYECVKKIETSGVRQAFVSEFTLTDYPITDADILTVGQEAWNSALNTVNVGKYELGFASIGIATHCLYEAINHAANRKLYGQYVTDFPHVKKLFTESYARLVAMKLFGARAADYMRVASDDDRRYLLYNPIMKMKVTGQGEQVVGMLHDVIAAKGFEQDTYFEMAIRDIGMLPKLEGTVHVNMALIVKFIQNYFFGNIDYPEVAKMDGVKNDSYLFNQASGGLGTIKFPDHALAFEGMSTPNLDIFKNQLATFKKTLMKAPPTPKQAKNMDFMLGAGELFTLIAYSQLILENAKIYDVSEDIVDAIFNFMVRDYSEYALQMVLNQDLSDDQEVLFKEMIQKPVNDATRFNRVWEESVYTLKDLYTMNP from the coding sequence ATGCAGCTCTTGAATCCACATGACTACAAACGCAGCCACAACGACAAACGCTCACAAGAGATTGCAGAAAAGACCATCGCATTCTTTGAAGGCAAGGGTCTTACTCAGATTAAGAAAGATGACCAAAGCGCAATTTGGTACGACGACTTTTTAAACTTTGTAAAAGAGAACGAGGTTTTCTCGACTCTTCTCACTCCTGAGGGTTACGGCGCAGACGATTCACGTTGGGACATGTGGCGCATCAGTGAGTTCAACGAGATTCTAGGATTTTACGGACTCTGCTATTGGTATACTTGGCAAGTAACGATTCTTGGCTTGGGCCCTATCTGGATGGGCAAGAACGAGGAGCTAAAGCATAAAGCTGCGAACCTTCTTAAAAACGGTGGCGTCTTTGCCTTTGGCCTGTCGGAGCGAAACCACGGCGCGGACATTTATTCCACGGGAATGATTCTTAAAAAACAAGAAGACGGTACCTATCTCGCGAACGGCAGTAAGTATTACATTGGCAACGGCAATGTTGCCGCAATGGTTTCAACCTTCGGCATGATTGAGGAAACCAAAGAGTATGTATTTTTCACCGTTCGAAGTGACCATGAACAATATGAATGTGTTAAGAAAATCGAGACGTCAGGGGTTCGGCAAGCATTTGTCTCAGAGTTTACCCTCACGGATTATCCTATCACCGATGCAGACATTCTCACCGTAGGCCAAGAAGCTTGGAACTCTGCACTCAACACCGTCAATGTTGGTAAATATGAGCTTGGGTTTGCTTCAATTGGTATCGCTACGCACTGCCTCTACGAGGCAATCAACCATGCTGCCAATCGTAAGCTATACGGGCAGTACGTTACCGACTTCCCCCATGTGAAAAAGCTATTCACCGAGTCTTACGCTCGGTTGGTGGCCATGAAGCTATTTGGTGCAAGAGCAGCAGATTATATGCGAGTTGCATCCGACGATGACCGTCGTTACCTGCTTTATAATCCGATTATGAAAATGAAGGTCACCGGCCAAGGAGAGCAAGTTGTAGGAATGCTCCACGACGTCATTGCGGCCAAAGGCTTCGAGCAAGACACCTATTTCGAAATGGCCATCCGAGATATCGGTATGCTGCCCAAACTGGAAGGCACGGTTCATGTCAACATGGCACTCATCGTCAAGTTCATCCAGAACTACTTCTTTGGGAACATCGATTACCCCGAAGTGGCGAAGATGGACGGCGTGAAGAACGACAGCTACCTTTTCAACCAAGCATCTGGCGGACTTGGAACCATTAAATTCCCTGACCACGCGCTGGCCTTTGAAGGTATGTCTACACCGAACCTAGACATCTTTAAAAACCAGCTGGCCACATTCAAGAAGACACTGATGAAGGCGCCCCCTACTCCCAAGCAAGCAAAGAATATGGATTTTATGCTGGGCGCAGGTGAGTTGTTTACACTCATCGCCTACTCGCAGCTGATTCTCGAAAACGCGAAAATCTATGATGTTAGCGAAGACATTGTAGATGCGATTTTCAACTTTATGGTCCGAGACTATTCTGAATATGCGCTTCAGATGGTTCTCAACCAAGATCTCAGTGATGATCAAGAAGTGCTCTTCAAAGAGATGATTCAAAAGCCGGTCAATGATGCTACTCGCTTCAACCGCGTCTGGGAAGAATCGGTCTACACTCTCAAAGACCTTTATACGATGAACCCGTAG